Genomic window (Acidobacteriota bacterium):
CAGCCACTGGTGATACTGAAGTCGAAGGCCACGTGGTCCTGGACGGCGGTCCCTATGACGAACATGTCGAAGCCAGCCACGGCATCTACAACGTTCGTACCCAGGTTGGAACTCTCTATGACGTGATTGGAACCGCAGGGTTTCGTCTGCGGCGCTCGGGATACATCCTCACGACTTCAAATCCTTTTGCGTTTACCGGCAAGGTTGTTGAAAAGCACGGTCCCGACCACTACCTGGTTCGCCAGGGCACGGTGACTACGTGTGAGTTGCCGCGGCCGAAGTGGCAGTTCGAGGCCAGCCGGATTTCGGTCGATGTGGACGGCACCGCAAAGATATACAACAGCTCTTTCCGCCTTGGACGAGTGCCAGTTTTCTATTTTCCCTTCGTGACGCATCCGATCCAGAAACAGGAGCGGCAATCGGGCTTCTTGATCCCGAGCATCGGGAATTCTTCGCGCAAAGGAAAGATTGTCGGCGAATCGGTTTACCTCGCCCTTAACCGAAGCATGGATCTCACGCTCGGCGCGGAATACTACTCGAAACGCGGATGGTCGCAGCGGGGAGAATTCCGCGCGCGGCCAAGCGACACATCCTACGTTGACCTGAGTTATTTCGGAGTACTTGATCGCGGCATTGGTGACCCTCATCAGGATCAGGGCGGTGAAGACGCCCACTTCACAGCCGAAGGCCTCTTTGGACACAACTTCCGCGGCGTCGCTAACGTGGACTACCTGAGTTCGTTCGTGTTCCGCATCGCGTTCACCGAGGTGTACAGCCAGGCCGTGAACTCGGAAGTGAAATCACAAATTTTTCTCTCCAACACTACCAACGGATTTCACTACAACCTGTTGACGGAACGCTATCAGAACTACGAAGTCTGCAATCCGGACAATCCCCAGCAAGCGGGGCAATGCACCACGCTCACCCAGACGGAACTGATTCGCATCCTGCACACGCCAAGTTTCTTCTTGTCTGGAGAAGAACGCCAGGTTAAGAACACCCCGTTCTATTGGTCATTCCAGAGTTCCGTAGAAGGCCTGCAGCGGCGCGATCTGAGAGTGCAATCTCTGGAACCATTGCTGCAAGGCTTCCGCACGGCTGCGCTGGTCGGCCGCTTTGATTTCGCACCGTCGCTTTCGATGCCTTTTCAGTGGAAGGGATGGTCCGCGCGGGCGGAACTGACGTTGCGGGACACAGCGTACACCCAGACTCAGCTCATCCACCCTGCCCTGGAGGATGGGACGATCCCGACCAGCGCAGAAGACAAGGTGCTCAATCGGAAGTCGCTGGAAGCGTCGTTCGAGCTGCGTCCGCCGGCACTTTCTCGCGTTTTTGAAAAACCGTGGCTCGGACGCAAATGGAAACATGTCATCGAACCGCGCCTGCGCTACGACTACGTAACTGGAGTGGACAACTTCACCAACATCATCCGCTTCGATGCCAGCGACATCTTGAGCAACACAAACAACGTGGAGTATTCCGTGGTGAACCGCGTTTATGCCAAGCGCATCCGTCCTGAGGACGACCAGAAAGACTGCGAGCAGCAGGGTATGGACTCACTGACGATCGGCGGGGCTCCACCGTCCAGTGCACTTCCGTGGGAATCATCGGGGACATCGGCGGCGCCGCCCTGTGCCGCTGGTCCCCGTGAAGTTTTGACGTGGGAAATTGGACAGAAATACTACTTCGACCCTACTTTCGGTCACGCCCTGGTTCTCGGCCAACGGAACGTCTTTACCTCCACCGCCGATTTCACCGGTATCGGATTTCTTAGCGACATGCGGCGCTTCTCACCCATCATTTCCCGGTTGCGCGTAGAGACCAGTCCGCGCACCAATACCGAATGGGATCTCGACTACGATTTCAAGACGGGACGCATCAATGCCAGCACAGCACTGGTCAATTTTCACTATGGGCTTTTTACGGTTGGCGGCGGAGACGCTTTCCTGCGCGTAAATGATATGACCCAAGGCGAAGCCGTCCCCGGCCAACGCGACTTTCATCAGTTCCGGTTCTTGTTCGGCTATGGGCAGCCCCAGAAACGCGGCTTCAGTGGCGCATCCAGCTTCGGTTTCGATCACAACCAGGGATTCCTCCAGTATTCGACCGCGCAATTGACATACAACTGGGACTGCTGCGGCTTCAGCGTCGAATACCGGCGATTCGCGCTCGGACTGGTACGAAACGAAAACCAATTTCGCTTCGCATTCTCGCTGGCGAACGTCGGTGCATTCGGAAACTTGAAGCGCCACGAGCGGTTGTACTAGCGATGGCCGCGCTGCCGGCATCCCGTCGGGACGCCGGCGCTGCACTTTCTTTACAATGGTGACTGTGGGTTCTGCATCGCTCGACCTGAAACTCGCGCAACTCAAGCAGGCTCTCGGCAACGGTGGGCGGCTGCTCGTCGCCTACTCTGGCGGAATCGACTCGGCGTTGCTGGCGTGGGCTGCGCATCAGGTGCTCGGCAACCAGATGCTGGCGGTCATAGCAGACTCTCCCAGTCTGGCGCGAACGCATCTCGAAGACGCGCTCGCCTTCGCCCGCGAAATGGGCATCCCCGTCGAAATCATTGCGACGAACGAGTTGGTGAATCCAGACTATGTGCGCAATGACTCGTCCCGCTGCTTTCACTGCAAAGACGAATTGTTCACGGTGATGGAACAGTACCGGGTCGCGCATGGCTTCGATGCGATCGCGTATGGCGTGAATCTTGACGACCAAGGCGACTTTCGCCCCGGTCAGCAGGCCGCTCGTGAGCATCATGTCTTAGCGCCGCTGCTCGATGCGGGACTCGACAAAGCGGAGATTCGGGCACTCGCCCAGCAAGAGGGTCTGCGAGTGTGGGACAAACCTGCATCAGCCTGCCTGTCGTCGCGAATCGAGTACGGACGGCCAGTTACGCCGGAAGCCCTGCGCGTGGTGGAACTGGGCGAAGACGCGCTACGCGGCCTGGGATTCCGCCAGTTTCGAGTGCGGCATCATGGTGATATTGTGCGCATCGAAATTACGCGCGAAGAAATAGCTCGAGCCTTGTCGGTGGAAATGGCCCGCGAGTTCACATCCATTTTCAAGCAACTGGGATTCAAGTTTGTCACGCTCGATATGGAAGGCTTCCGATCGGGATCGATGAACTCGCTGCTGCCGGCGGAGGAACTCATTCGCAAGCCGGCGTGACCAGCACCACATGCCATTGAAGCTCCGGGTCCGCAGCCCGAAGCACATCTCCCCGTGAGATAATGCAAGCGATTCCTAATGTTTAGGCGGTTTCTAGTGAATTTTGCGCGACGCGCTTTCCTGGCTCTTTTACTGATCTGTCTCGGTTGTTCGGCGCAGCCCACGCCGTCCGCTCCTGCGGACGTTGTGCGGTTGCTGGAGCATCAGGTCCGGTCGACCTATTCGGTCCCGTCGGAAGTGAAAGTTCTCGTCGGCCCGCTTCGGGCCAGCGATTTTCCGAACTACGATGCGCTGACCATCACGTTCGACGATTCGGGAAAAAAGAAGGACTACGAGTTCCTGCTTGCCAAGGATCGCAAGACGCTGTTGCGCATGACCAAGATCGATCTGACGAAAGATCCGTATGCGGAATTGATGAAGAAGATCGACGTGACAGGACGGCCCACTCGTGGGGCGAAAGACGCGAAAGTTGTAGCCGTCAACTTCGACGATTTTCAGTGTCCTTTCTGTTCGCACATGCACTCGAATCTGTTTCCTACGTTGTTGAAAGAATATGGCGACCGCGTGCTATTCATTTACAAGGATTACCCTCTGGATGAAATTCATCCCTGGGCGATTCATGCAGCCGTGAACGCAAATTGCCTGGCTGCACAGAATGCCGA
Coding sequences:
- a CDS encoding LPS-assembly protein LptD, with product MIFRYRIIITALSLCHLLLVPGIVTSQTPPPAQAVSASLPAAPSTLTEEEVTIHASQQEYDKGVWKLRGQAEVHYRNYVLYADEITYNSATGDTEVEGHVVLDGGPYDEHVEASHGIYNVRTQVGTLYDVIGTAGFRLRRSGYILTTSNPFAFTGKVVEKHGPDHYLVRQGTVTTCELPRPKWQFEASRISVDVDGTAKIYNSSFRLGRVPVFYFPFVTHPIQKQERQSGFLIPSIGNSSRKGKIVGESVYLALNRSMDLTLGAEYYSKRGWSQRGEFRARPSDTSYVDLSYFGVLDRGIGDPHQDQGGEDAHFTAEGLFGHNFRGVANVDYLSSFVFRIAFTEVYSQAVNSEVKSQIFLSNTTNGFHYNLLTERYQNYEVCNPDNPQQAGQCTTLTQTELIRILHTPSFFLSGEERQVKNTPFYWSFQSSVEGLQRRDLRVQSLEPLLQGFRTAALVGRFDFAPSLSMPFQWKGWSARAELTLRDTAYTQTQLIHPALEDGTIPTSAEDKVLNRKSLEASFELRPPALSRVFEKPWLGRKWKHVIEPRLRYDYVTGVDNFTNIIRFDASDILSNTNNVEYSVVNRVYAKRIRPEDDQKDCEQQGMDSLTIGGAPPSSALPWESSGTSAAPPCAAGPREVLTWEIGQKYYFDPTFGHALVLGQRNVFTSTADFTGIGFLSDMRRFSPIISRLRVETSPRTNTEWDLDYDFKTGRINASTALVNFHYGLFTVGGGDAFLRVNDMTQGEAVPGQRDFHQFRFLFGYGQPQKRGFSGASSFGFDHNQGFLQYSTAQLTYNWDCCGFSVEYRRFALGLVRNENQFRFAFSLANVGAFGNLKRHERLY
- the larE gene encoding ATP-dependent sacrificial sulfur transferase LarE — its product is MVTVGSASLDLKLAQLKQALGNGGRLLVAYSGGIDSALLAWAAHQVLGNQMLAVIADSPSLARTHLEDALAFAREMGIPVEIIATNELVNPDYVRNDSSRCFHCKDELFTVMEQYRVAHGFDAIAYGVNLDDQGDFRPGQQAAREHHVLAPLLDAGLDKAEIRALAQQEGLRVWDKPASACLSSRIEYGRPVTPEALRVVELGEDALRGLGFRQFRVRHHGDIVRIEITREEIARALSVEMAREFTSIFKQLGFKFVTLDMEGFRSGSMNSLLPAEELIRKPA
- a CDS encoding thioredoxin domain-containing protein, producing the protein MNFARRAFLALLLICLGCSAQPTPSAPADVVRLLEHQVRSTYSVPSEVKVLVGPLRASDFPNYDALTITFDDSGKKKDYEFLLAKDRKTLLRMTKIDLTKDPYAELMKKIDVTGRPTRGAKDAKVVAVNFDDFQCPFCSHMHSNLFPTLLKEYGDRVLFIYKDYPLDEIHPWAIHAAVNANCLAAQNADAYWDFADYVHGNQKEINGEKGIENRYTELDKEATLQGQKHNLDASKLQACVKAQDDKAVRASQREGDNVGVSATPAMFVNGQKVDGAVPIEDLRAILDGALRDAGVAVPEHKADPAATK